GCTCCCGCTCGCGACCTTCCAGCTGCGCTACGTCAGCGACGACCCGGCCGCCCTCGAGCCGGACCGCACCCGCCAGCTCGGCGGCACCGAGTCCTGGCTCGCCCAGGTCGAGGTCTCCTGGCAGCTCACCGGCTTCGACGCGAAGCCGGCGCGCGAGACCCTGCCGGTCACGTTCGTCACCCGCGACGACGGTACGACGTACGCCGCCTCCTTCTCGGAGCGCTTCGTCGCCGGTCAGCGCCGGCCGATCTGGGCGCTCGGCAGCATCGACGTCGCCAAGAGCGAGCACAGCCTGGTGATCAGCCTCGACTCCCAGGCCAACGCCGACGACTACGCCGAGGTCACCGACCGCGCGGTCGACTCGGTCAGCAAGGTCTGGGGCCGCAACTGGCGGCAGAAGGCGGTCATCTACCTGCCGTCCAAGCAGTCCCAGATGGAGAACGTGCTCGGCGCCCAGCAGGGCACCTACACCCAGATCGCGGCCGTCACGATGGCCGAGCTGGACACCCCGCAGGTCGGCGCCCCGGTCCGGATCGTCGCGAACCCGAAGCTGTTCGACGAGCTCGGCAAGCAGGGCCGGCGGATCGTGCTGACCCACGAGACCACCCACGTCGCCTCGACCGCTACCGCCTCGCCGGTACCGTTGTGGCTGGCCGAAGGGTTCGCTGACTACGTCGCCTTCACCGCCGTGTCCGTGCAGGACGAGTCGGCGGCGAAGGAGCTGTTCAAGGCGATCCGGGCGGGCAAGGTCCCGAAGGGGCTGCCGGCCCCGGAGGCGTTCGCCGCGTCGTCGACGGAGCTCCCGCAGGCCTACGAGTCGGGCTGGCTGGCGTGCCGCCTGATCGCCGAGCGGGAAGGACAGAGCAAGTTGGTCAAGTTCTACCGGACCGTGCACGCGTCGAAGAGCCCGACCGGGCTGGCCGACGCGTTCCGCACCGTGCTGGGCACCACCGAGCAGCAGTTCGTCGCCGACTGGCAGAACTACATCAAGCGGCTCGCCGGTGTCTGACCGGCGCGCCCCCTGGATCGCCGGTCTGCTGGTCGCCGCCGCCCTGGTGGTGGTGATCGTCACCACCACGCCCTGGCACCTGATCGACCTGCCGAAGCCCGATCCCGCGCTCGACTTCACCAGCGCTGAGATCGACCGCCAGCAACGGTTCCGGCACGCTTTGTTGCCGTGGTCAACGACTTCCTGGGTGCTCTCGGTGGTCGTCCCGCTCGCGATCGGATTCAGCCCGCTCGGCAAACGCCTGTACGACGTACTGCGGCTGCGCCGCTGGTGGCTGGCCGTCCCGGTGCTGGTCGCCGCGCTCGGGCTGCTGACCTCGGTGATCACGCTGCCGACCGACGCGCTGGCCGAGCAGGTCACCCGCGACTACGGACTGTCGACCGAGAGCTGGGGGCTGTGGCTGCGCGACCGCGCGGTGAACTGGCTGCTGATGTCGGTCGCCCTGATCGCGATCGCGCTCGGCCTGATCGCGCTGGCGAAGAAGTGGCGGACCTGGTGGTGGGCGCCGGCCGCGATCGCCGGCGCGGTGCTGGTGCTCGGGGTGTCGTTCGCCTACCCGGTGCTGGTCGAGCCGCGGTTCAACGACTTCACCTCGATGGCGCCCGGAGCGCAGCGCGACGCGTTCATGCAACTCGCGCGCGAGGACGGCGTACCGGTGAAGGATGTCCTAGTTGCCGATGCGTCGAAGCGGACGACCGCGCTCAACGCGTACGTGTCCGGCTTCGGGTCGACGCGGCGGCTGGTCGTGTACGACACGCTGCTGAACGACGCGACGCCCGCGCAGGTCCGGCTCGTGGTCGCGCACGAGCTCGGGCACGCGGCCGAGGACGACGTCCTGCACGGGACGCTGATCGGGACGCTCGGCGCGGCGTTCGCCGTGGTGCTGCTGCGGTTGTTGCTCGGGGCCCGGATGGCCGACCCACGGCGTACGGCGTTGCTGCTGGCCCTGATCGTGTCCGGGACGACGCTGGCCGCCCCGGTGCAGAACCTGGTCAGCCGCAAGATCGAGGCCCGCGCCGACTACCACTCGCTGCGGCTGACGAACGACCCGAAGGACTTCGTCGAGATGCAGCACGCGCTGTCGGTGACGAACATCTCCGGCCTCGAACCGAGCGCCTGGCGCTACTGGATGTTCGCCAGCCACCCGACCCCACCCGAACGCATCGCGATGGGCCGGGCCTGGGGGACCGAGCACGGCGACCCCGTCCCGCCACTGGTCAAATGACGGTCCTGGTCGTCACCAACGACTTCCCGCCGAGACAAGGCGGCATCGAGACCTTCGTCCGGGCACTGTGCGACGAGCTGCCGGATCCGGTGGTCTTCACCTCTCACACATCAGCCGACAAGTCCTACGACCGCACGCTGGACTTCCCGGTGATCCGCGACCGCACCTCGATGCTCCTGCCCACACCTCGCGTCACCCGCCGCGCCGTCCAGCTCCTGCACGAGTACGACGCCGACCGCGTCCTCTTCGGCGCCGCCGCGCCGCTCGGTCTGATGGGCCCGGCGCTGCGCCAGGCCGGCGCCCAGCGAATCGTTGCCCTCAGCCACGGTCACGAAACCTGGTGGGCGAGCCTCCCGGCGACCCGTCAAGCGCTCCGAAGGATCGGCGACTCCGCCGACGCCGTCACCACCGTCTCGGCCTGGTGCGAGCAGCGAATCGCCCGCGCGTTGTCGCCCAAGGCAACGATCGAGCGCCTGACGCCGGGCGTCGACACGGCCAGATTCTTCCCCGGCTGCGGGGGAGACGAGGTCCGCGAACGCCTCGGCCTCCGAGGCCCGGTCGTCGCCTGCGTCTCCCGCCTGATCCCCCGCAAAGGCCAGGACACCCTGATCCGCGCCTGGCCCCGCGTCCTGGCCGCCGTACCGGATGCTGTCCTGCTGCTCGTCGGCGGCGGCCCCGATCGCCACCGCCTGGAGACGCTCGCCAAACCACTCGGAGACGCGGTCCGCTTCACCGGAGCCGTTCCCTGGCAGGACCTTCCGCCGTACGTCGACGCTGCCGACGTCTTCGCGATGCCCACCCGGACGCGCCGCTTCGGCCTCGAGCCGGAGGCCCTCGGCATCGTCACGCTCGAGGCGGCGGCGACCGGGAAGCCGGTGGTCGTCGGCGACTCGGGCGGTACGGCGGACACCGTCCGCCACGGCGAGACCGGGTATCTGGTCGACCCGTACAACCCGGTCGCGACCGCGGTCCGGCTGATCGAACTGCTGACCGATCCGGGCCGTGCGCAAGCATTCGGCCGGGCCGGCCGCGCGTGGGTCGAGGCCGAGTGGACCTGGGCCCGGTCCGGCGCCAAGCTCCGCGGCCTGCTCGACGTCTGACCAAAAGTGTGTACTCTTGGGGACATGCATCAGATGTCGCGCCTTGCCGCAGCCGTACGAGCTTCCCGCTCTCCGGCTGCCGCGGCCTGACCTCTTCTCACAGAAACCGGCGACCGGAAACGGTCCGCCGGTTTTCGCGTTTCCGAGGCCTGCACATCGTTTCCGGTCCACACCCCAAGGACCCGAAATGACCATCACCAAGACCTTCGTCGACTTCTTCACCGAGCACGGCCACACCCCGACCACGGGATCCTCGCTGATCCCGCGCCCCGGTGATCCGGTGCTCTTCACCACTTCCGGCATGCACCCGCTCACGCCGTACCTGGAAGGCGAACCACATCCACTGGGACGGCGCCTGGTCGGCGTGCAGCGATGTCTGCGCACGACCGACCTGGACGAGGTGGGCGACCCGACCCACCTGACCGTGTTCGAGATGCTCGGCTCGTGGTCGATGGGCGACTACGGCAGCGAGCAGACCCTGCGCTGGGGGTACGAGCTGCTCACCGAGCGGTTCGGGATCGACCCCGGGCAGCTGTACGTCACTGTGTTCGGCGGCGACGACCAGGTCGAGCTGGACCAGGAGTCGCTGCGCACCTGGCAGTCGCTCGGGCTGCCGATCGAGCTGACCACCGACGAGAACTGGTGGTCGAACGGCCCGACCGGTCCGTGCGGCCCGGACTCGGAGATCTTCGTCTGGACCGGCGAAGGCTCGCCCGAGGGCACGCCGACCACCGACGACCGCTGGGTCGAGGTGTGGAACCACGTGATGATGCGCTACCGCCGCCTCGACGACGGCTCGCTGGAGCCACTGGAGCAGCGCAACATCGACACCGGCCTCGGTCTGGAGCGGCTGACCATGCTGCTCGAGGGCAAGCAGTCGGTGTACGAGACGAGCCTGTTCGAGCCCTGGACGCAGACCGTTCCGAAGCTGTGGAAACTGGACGAGGAGTCGGAGCGGATCGTCATCGACCATCTCCGCTCCAGCATCGTGATCGTCGGCGACGGCGTGCACCCGTCGAACACCGGTCGCGGCTACGTGCTGCGCCGGCTGATCCGCCGGGTGCTGACGATCCTGTGGCGCGACGACGAGACCCGCTCGCTGTCGGACCTGCCGATCGAGCTGTTCCAGCAGACCCTGGACCACTTCCACCAGGGCGAACTGGTCACGCTGGTGCGGCGGATCATGATCGACGAGGAGATCCGCTTCACCAACCTGCTCGACCGTGGCCGGAAGATCCTCAGCCACGACCGCTTCCGCAAGCCGCTCGACGAGAGCGACTTCGAGTACCTGCACGAGACCCACGGCCTGCCGCGGGAGCTGGTGGACGCCCTGCTTTAGAAGACCTGGATGGCCCGGGTGGTCGTGTCGTACGGCGACCAGCCCGGGCTCCCGGTCTTCGCGAAGCTCACCCAGGCGGCGTGCACCCGGTCGGCCAGCTCTTGCGGCGGCTCCGACCCGAAGAGCGGAGACGTCGCCGTCGACAGAGTGTCGAACACGAACGGCAGCTCCAGCGAGTGGCAGGAGCCCAGCCCCTCCAGCGGCGACTCCCAGCTGAACTCGTACACGTACGCCGTACCGCCTGCTGCCTGCTGCGCCTCAG
The Kribbella italica DNA segment above includes these coding regions:
- a CDS encoding alanine--tRNA ligase-related protein yields the protein MTITKTFVDFFTEHGHTPTTGSSLIPRPGDPVLFTTSGMHPLTPYLEGEPHPLGRRLVGVQRCLRTTDLDEVGDPTHLTVFEMLGSWSMGDYGSEQTLRWGYELLTERFGIDPGQLYVTVFGGDDQVELDQESLRTWQSLGLPIELTTDENWWSNGPTGPCGPDSEIFVWTGEGSPEGTPTTDDRWVEVWNHVMMRYRRLDDGSLEPLEQRNIDTGLGLERLTMLLEGKQSVYETSLFEPWTQTVPKLWKLDEESERIVIDHLRSSIVIVGDGVHPSNTGRGYVLRRLIRRVLTILWRDDETRSLSDLPIELFQQTLDHFHQGELVTLVRRIMIDEEIRFTNLLDRGRKILSHDRFRKPLDESDFEYLHETHGLPRELVDALL
- a CDS encoding glycosyltransferase family 4 protein; the encoded protein is MTVLVVTNDFPPRQGGIETFVRALCDELPDPVVFTSHTSADKSYDRTLDFPVIRDRTSMLLPTPRVTRRAVQLLHEYDADRVLFGAAAPLGLMGPALRQAGAQRIVALSHGHETWWASLPATRQALRRIGDSADAVTTVSAWCEQRIARALSPKATIERLTPGVDTARFFPGCGGDEVRERLGLRGPVVACVSRLIPRKGQDTLIRAWPRVLAAVPDAVLLLVGGGPDRHRLETLAKPLGDAVRFTGAVPWQDLPPYVDAADVFAMPTRTRRFGLEPEALGIVTLEAAATGKPVVVGDSGGTADTVRHGETGYLVDPYNPVATAVRLIELLTDPGRAQAFGRAGRAWVEAEWTWARSGAKLRGLLDV
- a CDS encoding M48 family metalloprotease, which produces MSDRRAPWIAGLLVAAALVVVIVTTTPWHLIDLPKPDPALDFTSAEIDRQQRFRHALLPWSTTSWVLSVVVPLAIGFSPLGKRLYDVLRLRRWWLAVPVLVAALGLLTSVITLPTDALAEQVTRDYGLSTESWGLWLRDRAVNWLLMSVALIAIALGLIALAKKWRTWWWAPAAIAGAVLVLGVSFAYPVLVEPRFNDFTSMAPGAQRDAFMQLAREDGVPVKDVLVADASKRTTALNAYVSGFGSTRRLVVYDTLLNDATPAQVRLVVAHELGHAAEDDVLHGTLIGTLGAAFAVVLLRLLLGARMADPRRTALLLALIVSGTTLAAPVQNLVSRKIEARADYHSLRLTNDPKDFVEMQHALSVTNISGLEPSAWRYWMFASHPTPPERIAMGRAWGTEHGDPVPPLVK